Proteins encoded together in one Variovorax paradoxus EPS window:
- the tig gene encoding trigger factor — protein sequence MTVTVETLEKLERKITLTLPVGTIQNEVDSRLKKLARTVKMDGFRPGKVPMNVVAQRYGYSVHYEVMNDKVGEAFSQAANEAKLRVAGQPRITEKEESPEGELAFDAVFEVFPEVKINDLSGAEVEKLSAEVGDDAIDKTLDILRKQRRTFAQRAQDAVAQDDDRVTVDFEGKIDGEPFQGGKAEDFQFVVGEGQMLKEFEDAVRGMKSGDSRTFPLSFPADYHGKDVAGKQADFMVTVKKIEASHLPEVNEQLAKSLGIAEATVEGLRADIKRNLEREVKFRLLARNKNAVMDALVANAELDLPNASVQSEVSRMIEGARAELKQRGIKDADKAPIPEEVFRPQAERRVRLGLVVAELVRANELQAKPEQIKAHIDELAASYEKPADVVRWYFSDNNRLAEVEAVVIENNVTDFVLGKAKVNEKSVSFDELMAQQQQG from the coding sequence ATGACCGTGACCGTTGAAACTCTCGAGAAGCTCGAACGCAAGATCACGCTGACCCTGCCGGTCGGCACCATCCAGAACGAAGTCGATTCGCGCCTCAAGAAGCTCGCGCGCACCGTCAAGATGGACGGCTTTCGCCCCGGCAAGGTGCCGATGAATGTCGTGGCCCAGCGCTATGGCTACTCGGTGCACTACGAAGTCATGAACGACAAGGTCGGCGAAGCCTTCTCGCAAGCTGCCAACGAAGCCAAGCTTCGCGTGGCCGGCCAGCCCCGCATCACCGAGAAGGAAGAGTCGCCCGAAGGCGAACTGGCCTTCGACGCGGTGTTCGAAGTGTTCCCCGAAGTCAAGATCAACGACCTGTCGGGCGCTGAAGTCGAGAAGCTCTCGGCCGAAGTGGGCGACGACGCGATCGACAAGACGCTCGACATCCTGCGCAAGCAACGCCGCACCTTCGCCCAGCGCGCGCAAGACGCCGTCGCGCAAGACGACGACCGCGTCACGGTCGACTTCGAAGGCAAGATCGACGGCGAACCCTTCCAGGGCGGCAAGGCCGAAGACTTCCAGTTCGTGGTCGGCGAAGGCCAGATGCTCAAGGAATTCGAAGATGCGGTGCGCGGCATGAAGTCCGGCGACAGCCGCACCTTCCCGCTGTCGTTCCCGGCCGATTACCACGGCAAGGACGTGGCCGGCAAGCAAGCCGACTTCATGGTCACCGTGAAGAAGATCGAAGCCTCGCACCTGCCTGAAGTCAACGAACAGCTCGCCAAGTCGCTCGGCATCGCCGAAGCCACGGTCGAAGGCCTGCGCGCCGACATCAAGCGCAACCTCGAGCGCGAAGTGAAGTTCCGCCTGCTGGCCCGCAACAAGAACGCCGTGATGGACGCGCTGGTTGCCAACGCCGAACTCGACCTGCCGAACGCCAGCGTGCAGTCGGAAGTCAGCCGCATGATCGAAGGCGCCCGCGCCGAACTCAAGCAACGCGGCATCAAGGACGCCGACAAGGCACCGATTCCCGAGGAAGTGTTCCGCCCGCAAGCCGAGCGCCGCGTGCGCCTGGGCCTGGTGGTCGCCGAACTGGTGCGTGCCAACGAGCTGCAAGCCAAGCCCGAGCAGATCAAGGCGCACATCGACGAACTCGCCGCCAGCTACGAAAAGCCGGCCGACGTGGTGCGCTGGTACTTCAGCGACAACAACCGCCTGGCGGAAGTCGAAGCCGTCGTCATCGAGAACAACGTGACCGATTTCGTGCTCGGCAAGGCCAAGGTCAATGAAAAGTCGGTGTCGTTCGACGAACTGATGGCGCAGCAGCAACAAGGCTGA
- a CDS encoding efflux RND transporter periplasmic adaptor subunit, with protein MTASTAFPRVRSALWLLIPSLILAGCSPKPAAEEPVRAVKLVTVGTSDFDAQPEFSAEVRARVESRLGFRVAGKITKRQADLGQHVQAGQVLAQLDPQDYKLAADAARAQQAAALTNRDLAAADLKRYRELREQNFISGAELERRETTWKAAQAQLEQAQAQLASQGNQANYTTLVADVAGVITAIEAEPGQVVQAGTPVVRIAQDGARDVVFAVPEDRAQAIKPGSPVTVRGWSGGNELQGQVREVAASADAVTRTYSVKVAIDAATSPPLGATVYARPQALAHANTAVIKLPTSALRQEGKGSAVWVLDKSTMTVRSQPVQVATADGNEAVIGGGLSPGMMVVAAGVHVLSPGQKVTIYQSKEAAAAAANAKDVVQAVEPVAATKKEIAAGAAK; from the coding sequence ATGACCGCCTCCACTGCTTTTCCCCGTGTGCGCAGCGCCTTGTGGCTGCTGATTCCCTCCCTCATCCTGGCCGGCTGTTCGCCTAAGCCGGCCGCCGAGGAGCCCGTGCGAGCGGTGAAGCTGGTGACCGTCGGCACCAGCGACTTCGACGCCCAGCCCGAGTTCTCGGCCGAGGTCCGCGCCCGCGTCGAATCGCGCCTCGGGTTCCGCGTGGCCGGCAAGATCACCAAGCGCCAGGCCGATCTCGGCCAGCACGTGCAGGCCGGCCAAGTGCTGGCGCAACTCGATCCACAGGACTACAAGCTCGCCGCAGACGCCGCCCGCGCCCAGCAGGCGGCCGCGCTCACCAACCGCGACCTTGCCGCCGCCGACCTGAAGCGCTACCGCGAACTGCGCGAGCAGAACTTCATCAGCGGCGCTGAACTGGAGCGCCGCGAAACGACCTGGAAGGCGGCGCAGGCGCAACTCGAGCAGGCACAGGCCCAGCTTGCTTCCCAAGGCAATCAAGCAAATTACACGACGCTGGTCGCCGATGTGGCGGGCGTCATCACCGCCATCGAGGCCGAGCCGGGCCAGGTGGTGCAGGCCGGCACGCCGGTCGTGCGCATTGCGCAGGACGGCGCGCGCGACGTGGTGTTCGCGGTGCCCGAAGACCGCGCCCAGGCGATCAAGCCCGGCTCGCCGGTCACCGTGCGCGGCTGGTCCGGCGGCAATGAATTGCAGGGCCAGGTGCGTGAAGTGGCGGCCAGTGCCGACGCAGTCACCCGCACCTATTCGGTCAAGGTCGCGATCGATGCGGCCACGTCGCCCCCGCTGGGCGCCACCGTCTACGCGCGCCCGCAGGCGCTGGCCCACGCCAACACCGCCGTGATCAAACTGCCGACCAGCGCATTGCGACAGGAAGGAAAGGGCTCGGCGGTCTGGGTGCTCGACAAATCGACGATGACGGTGCGCTCGCAGCCCGTGCAGGTCGCCACCGCCGACGGCAACGAAGCCGTTATCGGCGGCGGGCTCTCGCCGGGAATGATGGTCGTGGCCGCGGGCGTGCATGTGCTCTCGCCGGGGCAGAAGGTCACCATCTACCAGTCCAAGGAGGCGGCTGCGGCCGCCGCCAATGCGAAGGACGTCGTGCAGGCCGTCGAGCCGGTCGCCGCAACCAAGAAGGAGATCGCTGCAGGTGCCGCCAAATGA
- a CDS encoding efflux RND transporter permease subunit, translating to MTEGAANTTDKPVDKPAAKSAGFNLSKWALDHAPLTRYLMVVLMVLGTFAYFQLGQDEDPPFTFRAMVVRTYWPGATAQQVAEQVTDKLERTLQEAPYADKIRSYSKPGESQIIFQIKDSSKAADVVNVWYTVRKKIGDMRNTLPPGVQGPFFNDDFGDVYGVIYALESEGFSYAELKTLADETRQQLLRVKDVAKVDQFGVQDEKVYIEISQKRLAQLGLDFNAVLAQLGSQNAVESAGTIQSPLDVVQVRVAGQFTSVDQLRDMPIRGTSGNQLKLGDIAEIHRGYIDPPAVKVHHQGKEVIALGVSMAKGGDIIALGKALKVATAQIDQRLPLGVKLAQVQDQPVSVASSVNEFVGVLIEAVAIVLAVSIIALGLHKGGRFGWYIDMRPGLVVAITIPLVLAVTFLAMNYFGIGLHKISLGSLIIALGLLVDDAIIAVEMMVRKMEEGYDKARAATYAYDVTAKPMLTGTLITAAGFLPIGLAKSVTGEYTFAIFAVTVIALVLSWIVSVYFVPYLGTLLLKVKPHASSGHPELVEGPHELFDTPFYNGFRHAVDWCVQHRWLTIGATVLVFALGIFGMGKVQQQFFPDSSRPEIMVDIWFPEGTSFAANEEVAKRVEQRVMKEEGVKTVSTWVGSGVPRFYLPLDQVFPQTNVSQLIVLAKDLKVRERLRLRLPALLAEEFPEVRGRVKLLPNGPPVPYPVQFRVIGTEPAQLRAHADEVKAVLRENANMRGVNDNWNESVKVIRLEIDQAKARALGVTSQAIAQASRTMFSGTTVGQYRENDLLIDIVLRQSPDEREAISDIGNAYIPTTSGRSIPLTQIARPVFTWEPGVMWRENRDYAITVQGDVSEGLQGATVTAELLPKLRQLEAGWLAAGQGAYRIEVAGAVEESSKGSASIVAGVPIMLFLVFTLLMLQLHSFSRSLLVFITGPMGIAGVAGALLLLNRPFGFVALLGVIALMGMIQRNAVILIDQIESDRKEGVPAWDAIVESAVRRLRPIVLTAAAAVLAMIPLSRSVFWGPMAVAIMGGLIVATVLTLLALPAMYAAAFRVKREPKAG from the coding sequence ATGACGGAAGGCGCAGCGAACACCACCGACAAACCGGTCGACAAGCCTGCCGCCAAGTCTGCCGGCTTCAACCTCTCCAAGTGGGCGCTGGACCACGCGCCCCTCACGCGCTACCTGATGGTCGTGCTGATGGTGCTGGGTACCTTCGCGTACTTCCAGCTCGGGCAGGACGAAGACCCGCCGTTCACCTTTCGCGCGATGGTCGTGCGCACCTACTGGCCGGGCGCCACCGCACAGCAGGTGGCCGAGCAGGTCACCGACAAGCTCGAACGCACGCTGCAGGAGGCACCGTACGCCGACAAGATCCGCAGCTATTCGAAGCCGGGCGAGTCGCAGATCATTTTCCAGATCAAGGATTCCTCGAAGGCCGCGGACGTGGTCAACGTCTGGTACACGGTGCGCAAGAAGATCGGCGACATGCGCAACACGCTGCCGCCCGGCGTGCAGGGGCCGTTCTTCAATGACGATTTCGGCGACGTCTATGGCGTGATCTATGCGCTGGAGAGCGAAGGCTTCAGCTATGCCGAGCTCAAGACGCTGGCCGACGAAACCCGCCAGCAGTTGCTGCGCGTGAAGGACGTGGCCAAGGTCGATCAGTTCGGCGTGCAGGACGAGAAGGTCTACATCGAGATCTCGCAGAAGCGCCTGGCGCAGCTGGGGCTCGACTTCAACGCGGTGCTTGCGCAACTCGGTTCGCAGAACGCGGTGGAAAGCGCCGGCACGATCCAGTCGCCGCTCGATGTGGTGCAGGTACGCGTGGCGGGCCAGTTCACCAGCGTCGACCAGCTGCGCGACATGCCGATCCGCGGCACCTCGGGCAACCAGCTGAAGCTGGGCGACATCGCCGAAATCCATCGCGGCTACATCGATCCGCCGGCCGTCAAGGTGCACCACCAGGGCAAGGAAGTGATTGCCCTGGGCGTCTCCATGGCCAAGGGCGGCGACATCATTGCGCTGGGCAAGGCGCTGAAGGTCGCGACCGCGCAGATCGACCAGCGCCTGCCGCTCGGCGTGAAGCTTGCGCAGGTGCAGGACCAGCCGGTGTCGGTGGCCAGCTCGGTGAACGAATTCGTCGGCGTGCTGATCGAGGCCGTGGCCATCGTGCTGGCGGTGAGCATCATCGCGCTCGGCCTGCACAAGGGTGGGCGCTTCGGCTGGTACATCGACATGCGGCCGGGGCTGGTGGTGGCGATCACCATTCCGCTGGTGCTGGCGGTGACCTTCCTCGCGATGAACTACTTCGGCATCGGGCTGCACAAGATATCGCTGGGGTCGCTGATCATCGCGCTCGGCCTTCTCGTGGACGACGCGATCATCGCGGTCGAGATGATGGTGCGGAAGATGGAAGAGGGCTATGACAAGGCCCGCGCCGCCACCTATGCGTACGACGTGACGGCCAAGCCGATGCTCACGGGCACGCTCATCACGGCGGCCGGTTTCCTGCCGATCGGCCTGGCGAAGTCGGTGACGGGCGAATACACCTTCGCGATCTTCGCGGTGACGGTGATTGCGCTGGTGCTGTCGTGGATCGTCTCGGTGTACTTCGTGCCGTACCTGGGCACGCTGCTGCTCAAGGTGAAGCCGCACGCTTCATCCGGTCATCCTGAGCTTGTCGAAGGACCGCACGAGCTCTTCGACACCCCGTTCTACAACGGCTTTCGCCACGCGGTGGACTGGTGCGTGCAGCACCGGTGGCTCACCATCGGCGCGACGGTGCTGGTGTTCGCGCTCGGCATCTTCGGCATGGGCAAGGTGCAGCAGCAGTTCTTCCCCGATTCGAGCCGGCCCGAGATCATGGTGGACATCTGGTTCCCAGAAGGCACCTCGTTCGCGGCCAACGAAGAGGTGGCCAAGCGCGTCGAGCAGCGCGTGATGAAGGAAGAGGGCGTCAAGACCGTGAGCACCTGGGTCGGCTCGGGCGTGCCGCGCTTCTATCTGCCGCTGGACCAGGTGTTCCCGCAGACCAACGTGTCGCAGCTCATCGTGCTCGCCAAGGACCTGAAGGTGCGCGAACGGCTGCGGCTGCGCTTGCCGGCGTTGCTGGCCGAGGAGTTCCCCGAGGTGCGCGGCCGCGTCAAGCTGCTGCCCAACGGACCGCCGGTGCCGTACCCGGTGCAATTCCGCGTGATCGGCACCGAGCCGGCGCAACTGCGCGCGCACGCCGACGAGGTGAAGGCGGTGCTGCGCGAGAACGCCAACATGCGCGGCGTAAACGACAACTGGAACGAGTCGGTGAAGGTGATTCGCCTGGAGATCGACCAGGCCAAGGCGCGCGCGCTCGGCGTGACGAGCCAGGCCATCGCGCAGGCGTCGCGCACGATGTTCAGCGGCACGACCGTGGGCCAGTACCGCGAGAACGATTTGCTGATCGACATCGTGCTGCGCCAGTCGCCCGATGAGCGGGAAGCCATCTCGGACATCGGCAACGCCTACATTCCGACGACGTCGGGCCGCTCGATCCCGCTCACGCAGATCGCAAGGCCGGTGTTTACCTGGGAGCCGGGCGTGATGTGGCGCGAGAACCGCGACTACGCGATCACCGTGCAGGGCGATGTGAGCGAAGGCCTACAGGGTGCGACCGTGACCGCCGAACTGCTGCCCAAGCTTCGCCAGCTCGAAGCCGGCTGGCTGGCGGCGGGGCAGGGCGCCTACCGCATCGAAGTGGCGGGCGCGGTCGAGGAAAGCAGCAAGGGCTCGGCCTCCATCGTGGCGGGCGTGCCGATCATGCTGTTCCTGGTGTTCACGCTGCTGATGCTGCAGTTGCACAGCTTCAGCCGCTCGCTGCTGGTGTTCATCACCGGGCCGATGGGCATTGCGGGCGTCGCCGGTGCATTGCTGCTGCTGAACCGGCCGTTCGGTTTCGTGGCGCTGCTGGGCGTGATCGCACTGATGGGCATGATCCAGCGCAACGCGGTGATCCTGATCGACCAGATTGAAAGCGACCGCAAGGAGGGCGTGCCGGCTTGGGACGCGATCGTCGAATCGGCCGTGCGGCGTTTGCGCCCCATCGTGCTGACGGCGGCGGCCGCGGTGCTGGCGATGATTCCGCTCTCGCGCAGCGTGTTCTGGGGACCGATGGCCGTGGCCATCATGGGCGGGCTGATCGTGGCGACGGTATTGACCCTGCTGGCGCTGCCGGCAATGTACGCCGCCGCATTCCGTGTCAAGCGGGAGCCAAAAGCGGGGTAG